The genome window GCCGAAGACTGCGCGCTGGTGGTGGTGGACATCCAGGAGAAGCTGCTGCCGCCCATCCACGAGAAAGAGCGCCTGGTGCGCAACTCGCAACTGCTGCTGCGGCTGGCCGCCATCCTCCAGCTCCCGGTGCTGGCCACCACGCAGTACGCCAAGGGGCTGGGCGCGCTGGTGCCGGAGATCGCTTCCCTGCTGCCCGCGGGCACGGCGGCGCTCGACAAGCTGGAGTTCGGCTGCTTCTCCAACGACGGCTTCTGCGCGGCAGTGAAAGCGCTGCCCGGCCAGCGCAACACCCTGCTGCTGTGCGGCATGGAGTCG of Terriglobales bacterium contains these proteins:
- a CDS encoding isochorismatase family protein — protein: MASSLTPKATEIEMQELARRPLRAEDCALVVVDIQEKLLPPIHEKERLVRNSQLLLRLAAILQLPVLATTQYAKGLGALVPEIASLLPAGTAALDKLEFGCFSNDGFCAAVKALPGQRNTLLLCGMESHICVMQTALGALRAGYLVHVAADAVGSRSELNWKLGLKRM